A genomic region of Tamandua tetradactyla isolate mTamTet1 chromosome 2, mTamTet1.pri, whole genome shotgun sequence contains the following coding sequences:
- the LOC143658814 gene encoding olfactory receptor 4P4-like yields MENQNNVTEFVFLGLWENKQMELLFGFLFLLCYMAVLMGNFVILLTITCSHLIEQPMYYFLCHLSVLDLSFTSTVVPRLIRDLATERKIISYNDCMTQLFSFHFVGSAEILILVSMAFDRYVAIVKPLHYMVIMNRERCNKLIAVAWGMGLGHSLALVLMILNVPFCGPNEINHYMCDVKPLLKLVCKDIHIVNILAVVNSGVVLVVVFLVLLASYVNILYNLRTHSSAGRRKALSTCSSHIMVVILFFVPCIYTYALPAGGENKDKEISMFYTVISPMLNPLIYSLRNVEMKVAMQKVWSHISHSELK; encoded by the coding sequence ATGGAAAATCAGAACAATGTCACTGAGTTTGTCTTCTTGGGGCTGTGGGAGAACAAGCAGATGGAATTGCTGTTTGGTTTCTTGTTccttctctgttacatggcagtCTTAATGGGGAACTTTGTCATCTTACTCACCATCACCTGCAGCCATCTAATAGAGCAACCCATGTACTACTTTCTCTGCCACCTCTCTGTCTTGGACCTGTCCTTCACCTCCACTGTGGTTCCCCGGCTCATCAGAGACTTAGCTACAGAGAGGAAAATCATTTCCTATAATGACTGCATGACCCAGCTCTTCAGCTTCCACTTTGTGGGAAGTGCAGAAATATTAATCTTGGTGTCCATGGCTTTTGACCGCTATGTTGCCATTGTCAAGCCCCTGCACTACATGGTCATCATGAACCGGGAGAGGTGTAACAAGCTGATCGCCGTGGCCTGGGGGATGGGTTTGGGGCACTCTCTGGCTCTAGTGCTCATGATCCTCAATGTACCTTTCTGTGGCCCAAATGAGATCAACCACTACATGTGTGATGTGAAGCCGCTTTTGAAACTGGTCTGCAAAGACATCCATATCGTTAATATCTTAGCTGTTGTCAACTCAGGGGTGGTGTTGGTTGtggtttttcttgttcttttggcTTCTTATGTGAACATACTGTACAATCTCAGGACACACTCCTCTGCAGGGCGACGCAAAGCTCTCTCAACCTGCAGCTCTCACATAAtggttgtcattttgttttttgtgccCTGTATCTACACTTATGCTCTACCTGCTGGTGGTGAGAACAAGGACAAGGAAATCTCCATGTTTTACACTGTGATTTCCCCCATGTTAAATCCTCTCATTTATTCCCTGAGAAATGTGGAGATGAAAGTTGCCATGCAGAAGGTATGGTCTCATATATCACATTCAGAATTAAAGTAA